One window of the Sulfitobacter sp. HNIBRBA3233 genome contains the following:
- a CDS encoding BLUF domain-containing protein, with product MAYQIAYVSASETALVDALLSDILTVSKRNNTRDDITGVLMYHDRLFFQVLEGERTLVRNCYGRILRDPRHSGISLMWEVEAETRAFPSWAMGYAGPDEVGLHSGNQLNSLADLTTGESNTAEGGNLALLLAREVFQSFSQGSRKGQSVSTAAT from the coding sequence TTGGCCTATCAAATTGCATACGTCAGCGCGTCGGAAACGGCGCTGGTGGATGCGCTGCTCTCCGATATTCTGACCGTCTCGAAGCGAAACAATACCCGTGACGATATTACCGGGGTGCTGATGTATCATGACAGATTGTTCTTCCAGGTACTGGAAGGCGAGCGCACCCTCGTCCGGAATTGCTATGGGCGCATCCTGCGCGATCCGCGGCATTCAGGCATTTCGCTGATGTGGGAAGTCGAGGCTGAAACCCGCGCTTTTCCATCCTGGGCCATGGGCTACGCCGGACCGGACGAGGTTGGCCTGCACAGCGGCAATCAGCTCAACTCCCTTGCTGACCTGACAACCGGTGAGAGCAATACAGCCGAAGGTGGAAATCTGGCTTTGCTGCTCGCACGGGAAGTATTTCAAAGTTTCTCGCAGGGCAGCAGGAAGGGTCAGTCGGTTTCCACCGCAGCGACCTAG
- a CDS encoding alanine racemase, whose translation MTNPRIEVDLGKIRHNSRTAVGLLKARGVRVSAVTKAVRGHPAIARAMLDGGAAGLADARLSNVKRLRRAGLVCPITLIRTPMLSQVDDVVRVCEASYNTQAALVVALAAAAIRQDTVHGIILMVEMGDHREGIMPQDLADMAQLVVDTPGVTLRGIGANFACLGGIAPTPAKMQALSILAQGVEKQTGRALQTVSGGNSANLPLAVGNRSFGRINDLRLGEAILLGVDPLSGDQIAGMFTDAFTLVAEVIETDAEPACPPVSFADPVLAGIRLLPNTSPITRLVLALGHQDTDATGLTMPARSSFVGATSDHLVVGTKDKTYRAGSELRFQMTYAALMRAMAAPDIQIDLRNDRPTPGVRETHGQGKRPALEQICSSATPEIPIRRLPIGKAHENKPVQSAGCQTGNAARQDIPHRQGHGRGRS comes from the coding sequence ATGACCAATCCGCGCATCGAAGTAGACTTGGGCAAAATCCGCCACAACAGCAGGACCGCCGTGGGGTTGCTGAAGGCGCGCGGCGTCCGGGTGAGTGCGGTGACAAAAGCCGTTCGCGGGCATCCCGCGATCGCGCGCGCCATGCTTGACGGCGGTGCCGCGGGCCTTGCCGACGCGCGTTTGAGCAACGTGAAGCGGCTGCGCCGGGCTGGGCTCGTCTGTCCGATCACCCTGATCCGCACCCCCATGCTAAGCCAGGTGGATGATGTCGTGCGCGTCTGCGAGGCCAGCTACAACACACAGGCCGCTCTGGTCGTGGCGCTCGCCGCTGCCGCAATCCGGCAAGACACGGTTCACGGCATCATCCTGATGGTCGAGATGGGTGACCACCGCGAAGGGATCATGCCCCAGGACCTCGCCGACATGGCGCAGCTGGTGGTCGACACACCCGGTGTGACGCTCAGGGGCATTGGTGCCAATTTCGCCTGCCTCGGCGGTATTGCCCCGACGCCTGCCAAAATGCAGGCCCTGTCAATTCTCGCGCAGGGTGTTGAAAAGCAGACCGGCCGCGCCCTGCAGACGGTCTCGGGCGGTAACTCCGCCAACCTGCCGCTGGCGGTCGGGAACCGCTCTTTCGGCAGGATCAACGATCTGCGGCTCGGCGAAGCGATCCTTCTGGGTGTCGACCCACTTTCCGGCGATCAGATCGCCGGCATGTTTACGGATGCCTTTACGCTGGTCGCCGAGGTTATCGAGACGGACGCCGAACCCGCCTGCCCGCCCGTCTCTTTCGCCGACCCGGTCCTGGCGGGAATACGGCTTCTTCCGAATACCTCCCCGATCACGCGGCTGGTTCTCGCGCTGGGGCATCAGGACACGGACGCGACCGGCCTTACGATGCCGGCCAGGAGTTCCTTTGTCGGCGCAACGAGTGACCATCTTGTGGTCGGCACGAAAGACAAGACCTATCGCGCAGGGTCGGAATTGCGCTTCCAGATGACCTATGCCGCCTTGATGCGCGCAATGGCCGCCCCGGATATCCAGATAGATTTACGCAATGACCGTCCCACGCCGGGTGTGCGTGAAACCCACGGTCAAGGCAAACGCCCGGCACTGGAACAGATCTGTTCCAGTGCCACCCCAGAAATTCCAATAAGGAGACTACCAATTGGCAAAGCTCACGAAAACAAGCCTGTTCAAAGCGCAGGGTGCCAAACCGGAAACGCCGCTCGACAAGACATCCCGCATCGTCAGGGGCATGGTCGAGGAAGAAGTTGA
- a CDS encoding MlaE family ABC transporter permease, which produces MVQTGEDRSRDQSSDVAATATLEDGRLILSGRLLIDTVATLNHDGQRVDAIDIAEVSQMDTAGAWYVVDAQRRMTDDTDDVAILGADDMQQQLIEVVRRNMPPDDTGPAKRKSLADRVEALGRKTAASAQIAVELTSFLGQVIAALGSMVIHPRRLRLTSLVHHMQEVGWNAIPIVALMSFLIGVVLAFQGSVQLRQFGAEVFVVDLIAISVLRELGILLTAIIVAGRSGSAYTAAIGSMKMREEVDAMRTIGLDPIDILVVPRVLALILMLPVLGLISDLSGLVGGAIMSWIELGVSPAVFQARLVSNTDVWHFLAGMIKAPFFAMIIGIIGCYEGLKVGGNAESLGRLTSTSVVLSIFMVIVADAIFSVVFALIGI; this is translated from the coding sequence ATGGTTCAGACAGGCGAGGATAGATCCCGCGACCAGTCCTCAGATGTTGCCGCCACCGCCACGCTGGAAGACGGGCGGCTGATCCTGTCCGGGCGTCTGTTGATCGACACGGTCGCGACCCTGAACCACGACGGCCAGCGGGTCGACGCGATCGATATCGCCGAGGTCAGCCAAATGGACACCGCCGGCGCGTGGTATGTTGTCGATGCGCAAAGGCGCATGACCGACGATACCGACGATGTTGCGATCCTCGGTGCCGACGACATGCAGCAACAGCTGATCGAGGTGGTCCGCCGGAACATGCCGCCCGACGACACCGGGCCGGCAAAACGCAAGTCGCTCGCGGACCGGGTCGAGGCGCTGGGTCGCAAGACGGCAGCCAGCGCGCAGATTGCCGTCGAATTGACCAGCTTTCTGGGGCAGGTCATCGCGGCGCTGGGCAGCATGGTGATCCATCCCCGTCGCCTGCGCCTGACCTCGCTCGTGCATCACATGCAGGAGGTTGGATGGAACGCCATTCCGATCGTCGCGCTGATGTCTTTCCTGATCGGCGTGGTGCTGGCCTTTCAGGGCTCGGTGCAGCTTCGCCAGTTCGGGGCCGAGGTCTTTGTTGTCGATCTCATCGCTATTTCTGTCCTGCGTGAACTGGGCATCCTGCTGACCGCCATCATCGTCGCGGGGCGCTCGGGGTCGGCCTATACGGCCGCGATCGGGTCGATGAAGATGCGCGAGGAGGTCGATGCGATGCGCACCATCGGCCTCGATCCCATCGATATCCTCGTGGTGCCGCGGGTGCTGGCGCTGATCCTGATGTTGCCGGTCCTCGGCTTGATCTCGGATCTGTCGGGGCTGGTGGGTGGCGCCATTATGTCGTGGATCGAACTGGGCGTGTCACCTGCCGTCTTTCAGGCACGGCTGGTCAGCAACACGGATGTCTGGCACTTTCTGGCGGGCATGATCAAGGCGCCCTTCTTTGCGATGATCATCGGCATCATAGGCTGCTATGAAGGGCTGAAGGTGGGGGGCAACGCCGAGTCACTGGGTCGGCTGACATCGACATCGGTTGTGCTGTCGATCTTCATGGTGATCGTGGCGGATGCCATTTTCTCGGTTGTTTTTGCGCTGATAGGAATCTGA
- a CDS encoding ABC transporter ATP-binding protein has product MTDADPIIKVRGLTKGFGSHLVHEGLDLDVRRGEIIGIVGGSGTGKSVLLQQIVGLLTPDSGSIEVFGQSVQGTPPEQYKQLRRRWGVMFQDGALFSSLTVRQNVEAPMREQLDLPDALRETLAGIKVRMVGLEEVAHSKFPSELSGGMRKRAGFARAIALDPEIVFLDEPTAGLDPIGAAAFDTLIRKLQTTLGLTVFLVTHDLDSLHAICDRIAVLAEKKVLAVGTMAELMEVDHPWVHEYFHGPRARAALKTEQDDKVP; this is encoded by the coding sequence ATGACCGACGCGGACCCGATCATCAAAGTACGCGGCCTGACCAAGGGCTTTGGCAGCCATCTGGTCCACGAAGGTCTGGACCTCGATGTGCGCCGGGGCGAGATCATCGGAATCGTCGGCGGCTCGGGGACGGGGAAATCGGTGCTGCTCCAGCAGATTGTCGGTCTGCTGACGCCCGACAGCGGCAGCATCGAGGTATTCGGCCAGAGCGTTCAGGGCACGCCGCCCGAGCAATACAAGCAGTTGCGCCGCCGCTGGGGTGTGATGTTTCAGGACGGCGCGCTGTTCTCGTCCCTGACCGTGCGCCAGAATGTCGAGGCCCCGATGCGCGAGCAGCTGGACCTGCCCGACGCGCTGCGCGAGACGCTGGCGGGGATCAAGGTACGCATGGTCGGGCTGGAAGAAGTCGCGCACAGCAAGTTTCCGTCCGAGCTGTCGGGGGGTATGCGCAAGCGGGCGGGGTTCGCGCGCGCTATCGCCCTCGATCCCGAGATCGTGTTTCTGGACGAGCCGACGGCGGGGCTCGACCCGATCGGCGCCGCCGCCTTCGACACGCTGATCCGGAAATTGCAGACGACGCTGGGGCTAACCGTGTTTCTGGTGACGCATGACTTGGACTCTCTGCACGCAATCTGCGACCGTATCGCCGTGCTGGCCGAGAAAAAGGTGCTCGCGGTCGGGACAATGGCCGAACTGATGGAGGTGGATCACCCTTGGGTCCACGAGTATTTCCATGGCCCCCGTGCCCGTGCGGCGCTGAAAACAGAACAAGATGACAAGGTGCCGTAA
- a CDS encoding DUF1611 domain-containing protein, producing MTTEFQSPDTIRLPLKGAQASPSDSASVTRIPVQPTAVVYCEGNFAKIDGKTANGLVRHSEAYRILCVIDSDHAGCDSGLVLDAAMNHIPIVKDLAEAVAHQSASPETLIYGMAPSTGRLSPSDRGVVLDAIARGMNIVSGLHEFLSDDAEIAGAASDKGVTIRDIRRPKSSKDMRLFDGRVAKVAALRIAILGTDCAIGKRTTATVLARALNAQGIKTVLVGTGQTGLMQGAKYGVALDAVPPQFCCGELEGAIVAAAEAEQPDVILIEGQGALSHPAFCTSAFILRGSQPDAVILQHAPKRAHRCDFPDMPMPTPASEIALIEAFADTKVIGVTLNHEGMSDAEITDTIAVQTQELGLPVTDALSRPVAQMGAMIVDAYPDLQRGTPLAAI from the coding sequence ATGACAACCGAATTTCAATCTCCAGATACCATCCGGCTTCCGCTCAAGGGGGCACAGGCCTCTCCCTCTGACAGTGCCTCTGTCACCCGGATCCCTGTGCAGCCTACAGCGGTCGTTTACTGCGAGGGCAACTTCGCCAAGATCGACGGGAAGACGGCCAACGGTCTCGTCCGTCATTCGGAGGCGTACCGGATCCTCTGTGTCATCGACAGCGATCATGCGGGGTGCGACAGCGGTCTGGTTCTGGATGCCGCGATGAACCACATACCCATCGTCAAGGACCTGGCTGAGGCCGTGGCGCATCAGAGCGCGTCACCGGAGACCCTGATCTACGGCATGGCCCCCTCGACCGGGCGGCTATCGCCCTCAGATCGCGGTGTCGTGCTGGATGCAATCGCACGCGGTATGAACATCGTCAGCGGCCTGCACGAATTCCTCAGCGACGACGCGGAAATTGCGGGCGCGGCCTCGGACAAAGGGGTCACGATCCGCGATATCCGGCGGCCCAAATCCAGCAAGGACATGCGCCTGTTCGATGGCCGCGTCGCAAAGGTCGCGGCGCTGCGTATCGCCATTCTCGGGACCGATTGCGCCATCGGGAAGCGGACGACCGCGACTGTCCTGGCCCGGGCGCTGAATGCACAGGGCATCAAGACCGTTCTGGTCGGCACCGGCCAGACGGGCCTGATGCAGGGCGCGAAATACGGTGTGGCGCTGGACGCCGTACCGCCGCAATTCTGCTGCGGCGAACTGGAAGGCGCGATTGTCGCCGCCGCCGAGGCAGAGCAGCCCGATGTGATCCTGATCGAGGGCCAAGGCGCGCTGAGCCATCCGGCTTTCTGCACATCGGCCTTTATCCTGCGCGGCAGCCAGCCGGACGCGGTCATCCTCCAGCACGCACCGAAACGCGCCCATCGCTGCGATTTCCCCGACATGCCAATGCCCACACCAGCCAGTGAGATCGCCTTGATCGAGGCGTTCGCCGACACCAAGGTCATCGGCGTCACGCTCAACCACGAGGGCATGTCCGACGCCGAGATCACAGACACGATTGCCGTCCAAACCCAAGAGCTGGGGCTGCCCGTGACCGACGCGCTCAGCCGCCCCGTGGCGCAGATGGGGGCGATGATCGTCGATGCCTATCCCGACCTTCAGCGGGGGACACCCCTGGCGGCGATATGA